GACCCCGGCGGCGTACGAGAACGCCCTTCGTAGACCCACGGTCGAGCGCGGCGACGTCGCCGTCGCGTTCCTCGTCGCCGACGCCGATCGCGCACGAGCGATCCGGCGGTCGATGACCGACCCGGAGCTCCCGGACGGGATCGGGTCGTGGACCGTATCCGCCGCCCCGAACCGGGAGACCGTCGTCGGGACGCTGTCCGATCCCGCGTTCGACGTCGTCTTCTGTGGGCTCCCGGTGAAAGATGGCGTCGTCGAGGCGGCGGACGGGCCCGCGGACGTCGCGGGGCGGAGCGCGGAGGCGGAGCGGGAGGCACCGGGTGTAACCGTGTTCGAGGGGACCGACGCCGCCCTCGCGGCCGGCACCGTCGAGCGAGGCGGTTCGAGCGCCGTCGCGCTCGACACGGTCGCAGAACCGGATCGGATCCGGACCTTCGTCGGGTTGCTCAGCTCCGGGTCTTCGATCGCGGTCGCGGTCCGACTGGCGTTCGGCGCCGACGGCCCGGCGGCGCGCTTCGCCGGTGATCCCGCGACCGCCGTCGCCGTCGATCGGGGGCTTCCGACGTACCTGTATTCGGTTCGGCCCGTTACGGAGGGATCGTACCGGGTTCTGCTTCGGTCGTTCCTGTCGGCGAGAGCACGGCTCGGCATGGAGTCGTGGATTCTCGACCCCTTCGACTCGAAGCCGTTCCTCGCCGGTAGTCCGTGGCGCGGGATCGGAGAAACGGACGCGTCCGGCCTCCTCGGCATTCACGACGAGAAGGCACCGGTGATCCGGATCGGGGACGACCTCGTCCTCTGGAGCGACCGCCTCTCCGCCGAGGACGTCGCGGAGTCGGTCCGGCGGGCGCTCTCGTCCCGCGAGTCGAACGCGTCCGACCTCGAGTCCCGGACGAGTGATTGAATCGCGAGACCGTGATCGCTCGCGATCTCTCGGGTACGACCCTGTCGCCGCCGGTATTTTTTATTTGCCGGACCACGAACCGCCACGTATGCCCCAGATCCACCTCGACGAGGAGACGGTCGAGCGGCTCGACGCGCTCCGGGTCGACGACGAGGAGTACGACGCGATCGTCAGCGAGCTGATCGGCATCTACGAGGCCGAGGAGCTGACGCTGTTCCGCAGCGGCGACATGGAGTAGCGACCGACCCCTAGCCGGTCGCGACCCCCGTTTACTCCTGATACGCGAGCCTGACCTGCTCCCACTTGCCGTTGGATTCGAGGTGCGCCTGGAGCTCGTCGGCGTACTCCTGGACGAGTCGCTCGGCGGCGTCGAGCTCCTCGTCGCTGGCGCCCCCGCCGCCCGAGCCGCCGAGTCCGAGCGCGTCCTTGATCGAGTCGACGAGGCCGCCACCGGAGCCCCCGCCGTCCTGTCCTCCCGGCGCCCCGCCCATCGCCGCGACCTGCGATCGGACGTTCTCGAGCTCCGGCATGATCGCCGGGAGGCTGGAGGTGTCGGCGACGATGCGGGCGTCGTCCGGATCGGCGGCGTCCTCGATCTCGAACTCCGTCGCGGTCATGATCAGGCCCCACTCCTGGCTGGAGAACCGCGAGGCCGCCACCCGCTCCGTGAACTGGTTGTCGACGGTCATCCGATCGCCGACGATCGCGTCGGTCCACTCGCTCATACCCTCCAGTTCGGACGCGGCCGTACAAGCCCCTTTCCCTCGCCGCCCTCGGGCCGACGCTCTCGGGACGCTTTATACCGTCCGAGCCCTCGCTCCGGCATGAACGGACGAACGCGACGAGAGCTGCTCGCGGCCGCCGGCGCCGCCTCGATCGCCGGGCTCGCGGGGTGTACCGGCGCGCTCCTCCCCGGGGGCGACGGCGGAGACGACGGCGCGGAGACGGTCGACCGAACCGGCGAGGGGGCCGTCTCGGTCGCCGTCGGGGCGGACGGCGGCTTCTCGTTCGCGCCCGCGGCCGTCCGGGTCGACGTCGGCGCGACCGTCGTCTGGGAGTGGACCGGCGTCGGCGGGAGCCACAACGTCGTCGACAGGGGCGGCGCCTTCGACTCCTCGCTCGCCGCGGCCGAGGGTCACACCTTCCAACACCGGTTCACCGAGCCCGGTACCTACGAGTACGTCTGCACGCCGCACCAGACGCGGGACATGGAAGGAGTCATCGAGGTCGTCGAGCCGGACCGCTGACGGCCGGCCGGTGAGCGCTCAGGGGAGCCCGTCGAACGCGTCGCCCGCGAGTCCGGGGCCGTCCGGCACCGGCACTTCCCCGTCCGCAACCGGACAGGGGTCCGACGCGAGGTCCTCGTCGAGCAGCGAGGCCGTGGCGAGCCCGCAGTGGGCGACCTCGGGCACCGCGGCCGCGACGTGGACCGCGGCGGTCCGCGCGACGACCGCGTCGATCGTGGTGGTGATCACGGGCTCGACGCCCGCCGCACGCGCGGTCGCCGCCGCCGCCAGCGCGCGGTCCGGCCCGCCGAGCGCCATCGGCTTCAGGACGACGACGTCGGCCGCGCCGGCGTCGAGGACGGCGTCGAGCCCGTGGTTCGACAGCGTCTCGTCGAGGGCGATCGGTACCGCGGAGTCGGCGCCGTCGCCGTCGCGGTCCCGGGAGGTCCGGATGTGCCGGAGGGCCGCGGCGCCGTCGAGGTCGTCGGGGGGGAGCGGCTGCTCGACGTAGGCGAGGTCCAGCGGCGCGAGACGGTCGAGCGCTTTCCGCGCGGTCGCCCGGTCCCACGCCCCGTTCGCGTCGGCCCGGAGCGCGACCTCGTCGCCGACCGCCTCCCGGACCGCGCGGAGGCGCTCGACGTCGGCGTCAAGCGAGCGCGCGCCGATCTTCACCTTTACGCAGCCGAACCCATCCGCGACGGCTCGCTCCGCCGCGACGGCGGTCACCTCGGGGTCGCCGTCGCCGACCGTCGCGTTGACCGGGACGGTCTCGGCCGGCGCCGGGAGATCGCGCTCGGCCGCGAGGCGGGCCGCCAGGGACCGGCCTTCTTCCCTCGCCGCGGCGTCCGCGAGCGCGAGCGCGAGACCGTGCCGGGCCGCAGGCGTTTCCCGCGGATCGAGTCGGTCGAGCGCGCCGTCGACGAGGGTGCCGTCGGCGTCGTTGACGCCGCGCAACGCCGACTCGCACTCCGAGAGCGACTCGGTCCACCCGGGAAGCGGGGCGGCCTCGCCGAGTCCCGAAGTCGAGACGCCGGCTCCGTCGCCACGCTCCTGCCGGTCGCCGCGAACGTCCCCGGACCCCACGCCGACGAGGAACCCCTCGCGTTCGGTTATTTCGCCGCTCGCCGTGCCGAGCGGCGTCGTCAGGCCGAGCGAGAAGGGGCGGAGCCGCACGGTCAGAGCGCGAGGCCGACGGCGAACGCGACCGCGTACGCCGCGAGGAGCTTCCCGGTCGACTCCAGGGCGGGGTTGAGCGCGTCGCCGGACGTCTCGGTCAGCACGGTGCGCGCGACGGTGGCCGCCAGCGGGAGCGTGACGAGCGGGAGCAACACAGCGGGGCCGTCCCCGCGGACGAGGAACCAGAAGGGCGTGAGGTAGGCGAGTGCGAGCAGGCCGACGTACTGGGCGCGCGAGAACCGGTAGCCGAACCGGACCGCGAGGGTGCGCTTGCCGGTCGCCGCGTCCTCTTCGCGGTCGCGGACGTTGTTGACGACGAGGATGTTCGTCGACAGCGCGGCGATCGGGAGGCTGGCGACGACGGCCGCGAGGGTGACCGTGCCCTCGGGAATCCACAGGGGGAAGGCGCCGCCGACGAGGGCGGCCGCCTGCACGTAGTAGGTGCCGGTGACGGCGATCACGCCGAAGAAGACGAACACGAAGACGTCGCCGAGCCCGTGGTAGCCCAGGGGGTACGGCCCGCCCGTGTAGGCGATCCCCGCGGCGACGGACGCCAGGCCGATCACGAGGATCGGGACGCCGCCGATAAAGACGAGGGAGGTGCCGACGAGGATCGCGGCCGCGAACGTCAGCCACATCGCCCGCTTCACCTCGGCCGGCTCGATGAGGCCGCTGGCGACGACGCGGGTGAACCCCTCGCGATCGTCCGTGTCGGCCCCCTGGATCGCGTCGTAGTAGTCGTTCGCGAAGTTGGTGCCGACCTGGATCAGCGCCGCGCCGACGAACGCCGCGAGCGCCGGGAGCGGGGCGAACGCGCCCGTCCGGAGCGCGAGCCCGACGCCGACGATCACCGGCGCGGCCGCCGCGGGCAGCGTCTGCGGCCGCGCGGCGATCACCCACGCCCGACGCCGCGACACCTCGGTACTCATTACCGGCGATAGGCGCGTCGCGTCCCTTAACCTTGCCATCCCGGATCGATCCGGCGAGCGTGACCGAGTCGCACACAGCTATCCCGGTTGACGCCGAGGGGACCGTATGGCCCGCGTTCCATACGTCGACGCGTCGGACGTGCCCGAGGAGTACGAGGAGCTGTTGGAGTCGTCGCTCCAGGGGAAGCCGCTCCACGTCTACCGGTCGCTCGGCAACAACCCGGAGGTGCTCGCCGGACTGCGCTCGTTCCTCGGCTCGCTGTGGACCGACAGCGGCCTCTCCGACCGCGAGCGCGAGCTCGTGATCCTCGCCGCCGCGAGCGAGACGCGGAACCGCTACGAGTGGCACCAGCACGTCAACATCGCCCGCGGCGTCGGCATCGACGACGACGTCATCGCCGGGATCGGCACCGAGGACCTCGCCCCACTCGACGCCGCCGAGACGACGCTGGTCGAGTACGCGGTCGCGGTCGCCCGCCGCGAGGTCGACGCGATCGTTCACGACGAGGTCGCCGCCCTGTACGACGACGAGACCGTCGTCGGGATCGCGGCGCTCGCGCAGGGGTACGCCGGCCTCGGCGGGATGATCGAGGCGTTCGACCTCGAACTGGAGGCCGGCACCGAGTTCCACGGCTGGGACCCGCGGTGAGGCGGGCGGACTGGCCGAACGCGGCTCCCGCCCCGACGACCGACAGATACGACATGGCCCGGTCCGTACCCGGAGTATGAGCGACACGACGGGCGGCGGGGAGGCCGGCGCGGAGTCGACCGAGGCCGGGTCCACCGAAGCCGAATCCACCGAAGCCGAAGCGAACGGGATCGCGGCCCGCTACGAGGAGGCCGACGGCGAGCGCCTGCTCACCTTCTCGGCCGACGGCGCCGAGGCGACGATTGCCCAGAACGCCGAGGGGTACGCGATGCTGAAGGTCCGTTCGGGACCGACCGGCGACGAGCTGGAGCGGTACTACGGGTTCGACATGGCGCTCGACCACGCCGCGGAGCTACTCGGCGTCACCGTCGGCGACCTGCCGGTCCCCGACGCCGCCGCCGACATGGGGATGTGAGGCGAGGGAGTTTCGATACAGTGGCGCGTGCCACCGAGCGCCCGCAGGGCGCGAGGTGCACGCGCGAGGGACGCGGTGAGCGCTCGGAGAGCGCGAACCGCGAGGCTGGGGAGGTGTGAGGTGTGGTTCTGGGCGGTGAGGAGGTGGGACTTTGGGGGTGGTCGTCGTCGACTGCGGGTTGGACGGTTACAAAACGGCGACTGAGTCGGTACGGGTTCTTTCTCCGTCGACTATCTCCGCTCCGACAACTGCCTTTTAAATCAACTATTCGCTCACTTCGACCGTGATCTCGTCGCGCGCCACGGCGAGCTTGAACGTCGGGACGGTCCGGTAGACGACCTCGACGACGTTCTTGCGTTCGAGGGTCCGGAGGGCGCGCCGCACCTCGTCGACGTCGGGGTCGACGTCGAACGCCTCCCGAACCGCGTTGAGCACGCTGACGACCGACTGCGAGCGCTCGTCGGGGTCGGCCACCACTTCGAACACCTGCGCCACCAGTTCCGGGACGCGGATCGTGTCGGGCGCACCACCCTTCGCGACCGCGTCGGCCTCGATGCCGGGCTCGACGTCGACGAGGCCGTTCGCCTCGGCCGTCGACCGGATCAGGCTGTCGTCGTCGCGGTAGTAGTACTCCTCGAGATGGTTCTGCAGGTACTGGTGCACCTCGCTGCCGCTCTCGAGCCCCCACGCGTCCTGCAGCTCGCCGTTCTTCGTCGGCTGGAGGCGGACGATGTCGGCGAGCCGGCTCCGCTCCTCGTCGGTCAGCGCCATACGTCCCCGTTCACCGGGGCAGGTATGGACGTTCCGGATCGCGATCCGAGGCGGGGGGCAGGGTCCGTCGACTCGTTCAGGAGGTCGTCGACTCGTCGTCCGCGTCGTCGGAAACGTCGTCCGCGTCGTCGGACGAGCCGCCCTCGCCGTCGGCGCCGTCGGCGTCCCACCGGTCGTCGGCCCAGTGCGTGTGCGAATCGGTCGCGTCGCGCTCGTTCGTCGCGGTCGAGGGTTCGCCGGCGTCGTCGCCGCCCGCGCTCGCCTCGGACTCGTCCGCGCCCGCGTCGTCGGCCTCTCCGGACGACTCGGGCCCCGCCACGCGGTCGGCGACGAGCTCCGAGAGCGGGTCGACGGTCACGGTCAGCCGCGCCACGACGAAGACGAGCGGGACGAACGACGCGATCAGGAACGCGGCGTCGTACGCCCACGCGAACCCGTCGATCAGGGGGACGATCGCCCCGGCGAACCCGCGGTGCGCGACCAGCACGGCCGCGAGCACGACGAGCCAGTACGCCATCGCGCCGCCGTTCTCCGCGATGCGCTCGACGTGCTCCGCGGCGTCGGTCCGGTGGAGGGCGGCGCGCGTCAGCGAGGCGACCTTCGGCGCGGCGTACGCGAGGAGGGCGACGACCGCGGCCGTCACCGCGGCGCTGGCGACCGCGGCGAACGTGATCGGCGTCAGCGGGACCAGTCGGTCGACGCCCGGGAGCAGCGTGAACAGGTACAACACGCCCACCAGCGCGAGCGCCGCGATGGCGATCCGACTGGCGGAGCGAACGGAGTCGCGATCGAACGCGTCCGTCGCCGTCGATTCGGTGTCGGTCATGATGCGCCCGGGAGGAGGGGCGCGATACAGATAATCGGGTGAGACGCTCAACGCGGTTTTACGCGGATTAAGAACCGCCGGTAGCGAGCCTCAGTCGGCGGCTTCGACCGCGCTCGCGGCGCGTATCACCGTCTCCTCGTCGAACTTCGGGCCGACGATCTGGAGGCCGACCGGGAGCCCGTCGGCCTCGCCGGCCGGCACCGAGATCGCCGGGAGGTTCGCGAGGTTGACCGGGGTGGTGTTGGCGTCCGCGAGGTACATCCGCAGCGGGTCGTCGAGGCTCTCACCGAGCTCGAAGGGGAGCACCGGCATCGTCGGAGAGGCGATCACGTCGACGTCTGCGAACGCCTCCTCGAAGTCCTGACGGACCCAGGCGCGGGCGTCCTGCGCCTTCTCGTAGTACTTGTCGTGGTACCCCGCCGAGAGCGCGTACGTCCCGAGCAGGATCCGGCGTTTGACCTCCGCGCCGAACCCCTCCTCGCGCGTCTCCGCGAACGACTCGTTCCAGTTGCCGTCCGACTCGGAGCGGGTCCCGTACCGCACGCCGTCGAAGCGCGCGAGGTTCGAGGAGGCCTCCGCCATCGCGATCACGTAGTACGCCTGCACCGCGTGCTCGACGGAGGGGAGCGATATCTCAGCCGTCTCCGCTCCTCTCGACTCCAACCCCGCGATCGCGGCCTCGACCGTCTCGACGACGCGCTCGTCGGCACCCTCGAACAGCTCCGTCGGGATCCCGACGGTGAGCCCGTCGACGTCGCCGTCGGCGGCCGCGGCGTAGCTCGCGTCCGGGTCGGCGCCGTCGACCTCGGCGAGGTCCCGCGTCGTCCCGTCGTTCGGGTCCGGCCCCGCGATGACGTCGAGCGCGGCGGCCGCCTCCTCGACGGTGCCCGCGATCGGGCCGATCTGTTCGAGCGAGTTCGCGTACGCGACGAGCCCGTACCGCGAGACGAGCCCGTACGTCGGCTTGATCCCGACGACGCCGCAGAACGCGGCCGGACAGCGCACCGATCCGCCCGTGTCGGAGCCGAGCGCGAGATCGGCCTCGCCGGCGGCGACCGCCGCCGCCGATCCGCCCGAGGAGCCGCCCGGGACGCGCTCCGGATCGGCGGGGTTCCGGGTCGGGCCGAACGCCGAGGTCTCGGTGGTCGTCCCCATCCCGAACTCGTCCATGTTCGCCTTGCCGACGACCGTCGCGCCGGCGTCCGTCAGCCGGTCGACGACCGTCGCGGAGTACGGCGGGACGTAGTCGGCGAGCATCTCGGAGCCGCAGGTCGTCCGGATCCCCTCGGTGGAGATGTTGTCCTTGACCGCGACCGTCGCCCCCGCGAGGGGGCCCTCGGCGTCCGCGTCGCCCTCGATCGTCGCCTCCGTGATGAAGGCGTTGAGGTCGGCCGCCATCTTACGACACCTTCGGCCCGACGAAGTAGCCGTCCTCCGTTTCCTCGGCGTTCGACAACGCCTCCTCCTGGGAGAGCCCCGACTCGACCTCGTCGGGGCGCATCACGTTGACGAGCTCCTCCTCGCGCTCGGTCTCTGGGACCTCGTCGAGGGCCTCGAAGTAGTCGAGGATGTCGCCGAACTGCGCGGCGAACGCCTCGACCTCGTTGTCGGCGAGGCGCACTCTGGCCAGCTCCGCGACGTGACGGACCTCCTCGGCGTCGACGGCGGCCGCATCGGAACCGGCGGGCGAGTCGGGGTCGCCCGACTCGCCCGCCCCCGCGTCACCCGTCGACTCGGACGTATCGCTCATACGTCGAGGTGTCCCGGACCGGGAGTAAGGGTTTCGGAACGGCGGACCGTCCGGGAGCGAGCCGGCGGCCGACCGGTGCCGAGCGGCGGTCGCCGGCCATCACTCCTCCTCGGCCCGCACCGTCACCACGGGCGGGCCGGCCAGCCGCACGACCTTCTCGGAGACGCTGCCGAGCAGGTAGCGCTCGACGCCGGTGCGACCCTCGGTGCCCATCACGACGAGGTCGATGTCGTTCTCGTCGATGTACTCGAGAATGGCCCTGTGGGGGTTTCCCGCCCGGACCGCGGAGACCGTGTCGATCCCCCCGAAATCGGCCGCCAGCTCCTCGACGAACGGCCTGGCGCGCTCCTCGAGCTCGCGCTTCCGGTCCTCTGTGGACGGCTGGTCTTTCGCGTAGCCCTTCGGCCCGGAGATGTAGTTCCCGCCCAACCCGAGCGTGAACTGACGCGTGTCGACGACGTGTAACACGTGTACCGTCGCGTCGAACGCCTCGGCCATCTCCCGTACGTGTGCTATCGCGGCCTCGGAACCGTCGCTCCCGTCCGTGGGATACAGGATGCGATCGTACATGGTGTCACCAATCCAACCATCCGCACAGTTACATAAAGTCCCACCGGCGGGAGCGGTCGAGCGTCGGGAGAGCGGTCCGACGGATCCGCGCCGTCACTCCTCGTCGGCCCGGACCGTCACCACGGGCCGGTCCGAGAGGCGCACCACCTTCTCCGTGACGCTACCGAGCAGGTAGCGTTCGACGCCGGTCCGACCGTGAGTCCCCATCACGATGATGTCGACGTCGTTCTCGTCGGCGTGTTCGAGGATGGCCGTATGCGGGTCCCCCTTTCTGACGGCGGTCCGCACGTCGATCCCGTCGAACGATTCGGACGACTCTTCCAGGAGTTCCGTCACATGTACGGTGAGCCGCTCCTCGACGTCGTCGGTGTCGGGCCCTTCCTCGTGCCCGCCGATGTACCCCTCTTCCGGTGACCGCCCGCTCATCGCTTGGCTCTCCTCGTCGAGGAACGCTCCGCTCAGGCCCAGCCCGCCCTCGCGGGCGTCGACGACGTACAGCACGTGCACGGTCGCGTCGAACGCCGACGCGAGCTCTCTGACGTGCGCTGCCGCCGCCTCCGATCCGGCGCTCCCGTCTGTCGGATACAGGATGTCGTCGTACATCGTGCCACCAAGCTGAAACTTATTGGAGCAGCGGTAAAAACCCACCGCAGATCGGCGCTCGCGACCGATCCGGTCGTCTGGCGGTGATGAGAAGCGGACGCGAAAGCGGCCGCGAAGCCGCGTCGAACCGGCCGCGGTTACAGCAGGTCGTTCGAGACGAGTCGGTCGACCGCCTCGCGCAGGCGCTCCTCGCTGGCCGCGTAGGAGATACGCGCGTGGCCGGGGGCGTTGAACGCGCTGCCAGGCACGCACGCGACGGACGCCTCCTCGATGGCGGCCTCGCACCACGCCTGGTCGTCCTCGTCGACGGGGAGCATCATGTAGAAGGCGCCGTCGCCGACGTCGACGTCGACCCCGTGCTCGTCGAACAGGTCGACGAGGAGGTCGCGGCGGTCCGCGAACGCCCGCCGCATCTCCTCGACGGAGTCGTCGGTGTTCTCCAGCGCCTCCACGCCCGCGCGCTGGACGAAGTTGACCGCGCAGGAGACGGAGTGCGAGTGGAGCTTGCCGGCCTGTCCGACGAACTCCTCGGTCGCGTGGAGGTAGCCGAGCCGCCAGCCGGTCATCGAGAACGCCTTCGAGAAGCCGTTTATCGTGACCGTGCGGTCGGCCATCCCGTCGAGGCTCGCGAGCGAGACGTGCTCGGCGTCGTAGATGATGCGCTCGTAGATCTCGTCGGAGATCACGGTGACGTCGTGTTCGACCGCGAGGTCGCGGACGCCCTCCAGCGCGGTCTCCGAGAAGACCGCGCCCGTGGGGTTCGACGGGGAGTTGACGACGAGCAGCTCGGTGTCGTCGGAGACCGTCTCGGCGAGGTCGTCGAGCGCGGGCTCGAGCTGGAAGCCGTGGGGGGCGAGGTCGACGCGGGAGAGGTCGGCGCCGGCGAGCTTCGCCATCGCCTCGTAGGAGACCCACGCGGGGTCCAGCAGGACGACCTCGTCGCCGTCGCCGATCAGCGTCTGGAACGTCTCGTATAACGCCTGCTTGCCGCCGGGGGTGACGATCACCTCGTCGGCGTCGGCGTCGATCCCCGTGCCGCGGAGCTTCGCCGCGATCGCCTCCCGCAGCTCCGGGATCCCGTTCGAGGAGGTGTAGCCCGTGTGACCCGCGTCGAGGGCGTCCTTGCCGGCCTCGACGACGTTTTCGGGGGTGTCGAAGTCGGGCTCGCCGACCGAGAGGTCGACGATGTCGGCGCCCTCGGCCTCTTTCTCCGCCGCGAGGTTCGATATTGCCAGCGTCGCGCTGGGCTCTACGCGTCCGATCCGGTCCGAGAAGTCGTATGCGTGACTCATTGTCGTGTGCTCCGTGTGTCGTCTCCGGCGCTCATTCGAGCTCCGTCGCGAGGTCGATCGCGGCGTTCGCGGCCTCCGCGCCCTTGTCGATCCGCTCGCGCGCCTCCGCGCCGGACATCCCCGGACCGCTCACGCCGAACGTGACGGGGGTGTCGCGGTCGA
Above is a window of Halorubrum depositum DNA encoding:
- a CDS encoding mandelate racemase/muconate lactonizing enzyme family protein — its product is MRLRPFSLGLTTPLGTASGEITEREGFLVGVGSGDVRGDRQERGDGAGVSTSGLGEAAPLPGWTESLSECESALRGVNDADGTLVDGALDRLDPRETPAARHGLALALADAAAREEGRSLAARLAAERDLPAPAETVPVNATVGDGDPEVTAVAAERAVADGFGCVKVKIGARSLDADVERLRAVREAVGDEVALRADANGAWDRATARKALDRLAPLDLAYVEQPLPPDDLDGAAALRHIRTSRDRDGDGADSAVPIALDETLSNHGLDAVLDAGAADVVVLKPMALGGPDRALAAAATARAAGVEPVITTTIDAVVARTAAVHVAAAVPEVAHCGLATASLLDEDLASDPCPVADGEVPVPDGPGLAGDAFDGLP
- a CDS encoding pyridoxal phosphate-dependent aminotransferase — its product is MSHAYDFSDRIGRVEPSATLAISNLAAEKEAEGADIVDLSVGEPDFDTPENVVEAGKDALDAGHTGYTSSNGIPELREAIAAKLRGTGIDADADEVIVTPGGKQALYETFQTLIGDGDEVVLLDPAWVSYEAMAKLAGADLSRVDLAPHGFQLEPALDDLAETVSDDTELLVVNSPSNPTGAVFSETALEGVRDLAVEHDVTVISDEIYERIIYDAEHVSLASLDGMADRTVTINGFSKAFSMTGWRLGYLHATEEFVGQAGKLHSHSVSCAVNFVQRAGVEALENTDDSVEEMRRAFADRRDLLVDLFDEHGVDVDVGDGAFYMMLPVDEDDQAWCEAAIEEASVACVPGSAFNAPGHARISYAASEERLREAVDRLVSNDLL
- a CDS encoding DUF7111 family protein, giving the protein MSDTTGGGEAGAESTEAGSTEAESTEAEANGIAARYEEADGERLLTFSADGAEATIAQNAEGYAMLKVRSGPTGDELERYYGFDMALDHAAELLGVTVGDLPVPDAAADMGM
- a CDS encoding DUF7557 family protein; this encodes MPQIHLDEETVERLDALRVDDEEYDAIVSELIGIYEAEELTLFRSGDME
- a CDS encoding DUF5799 family protein, with translation MSEWTDAIVGDRMTVDNQFTERVAASRFSSQEWGLIMTATEFEIEDAADPDDARIVADTSSLPAIMPELENVRSQVAAMGGAPGGQDGGGSGGGLVDSIKDALGLGGSGGGGASDEELDAAERLVQEYADELQAHLESNGKWEQVRLAYQE
- a CDS encoding universal stress protein; translation: MYDRILYPTDGSDGSEAAIAHVREMAEAFDATVHVLHVVDTRQFTLGLGGNYISGPKGYAKDQPSTEDRKRELEERARPFVEELAADFGGIDTVSAVRAGNPHRAILEYIDENDIDLVVMGTEGRTGVERYLLGSVSEKVVRLAGPPVVTVRAEEE
- a CDS encoding universal stress protein; this encodes MYDDILYPTDGSAGSEAAAAHVRELASAFDATVHVLYVVDAREGGLGLSGAFLDEESQAMSGRSPEEGYIGGHEEGPDTDDVEERLTVHVTELLEESSESFDGIDVRTAVRKGDPHTAILEHADENDVDIIVMGTHGRTGVERYLLGSVTEKVVRLSDRPVVTVRADEE
- the gatA gene encoding Asp-tRNA(Asn)/Glu-tRNA(Gln) amidotransferase subunit GatA, translated to MAADLNAFITEATIEGDADAEGPLAGATVAVKDNISTEGIRTTCGSEMLADYVPPYSATVVDRLTDAGATVVGKANMDEFGMGTTTETSAFGPTRNPADPERVPGGSSGGSAAAVAAGEADLALGSDTGGSVRCPAAFCGVVGIKPTYGLVSRYGLVAYANSLEQIGPIAGTVEEAAAALDVIAGPDPNDGTTRDLAEVDGADPDASYAAAADGDVDGLTVGIPTELFEGADERVVETVEAAIAGLESRGAETAEISLPSVEHAVQAYYVIAMAEASSNLARFDGVRYGTRSESDGNWNESFAETREEGFGAEVKRRILLGTYALSAGYHDKYYEKAQDARAWVRQDFEEAFADVDVIASPTMPVLPFELGESLDDPLRMYLADANTTPVNLANLPAISVPAGEADGLPVGLQIVGPKFDEETVIRAASAVEAAD
- a CDS encoding carboxymuconolactone decarboxylase family protein — its product is MARVPYVDASDVPEEYEELLESSLQGKPLHVYRSLGNNPEVLAGLRSFLGSLWTDSGLSDRERELVILAAASETRNRYEWHQHVNIARGVGIDDDVIAGIGTEDLAPLDAAETTLVEYAVAVARREVDAIVHDEVAALYDDETVVGIAALAQGYAGLGGMIEAFDLELEAGTEFHGWDPR
- the gatC gene encoding Asp-tRNA(Asn)/Glu-tRNA(Gln) amidotransferase subunit GatC gives rise to the protein MSDTSESTGDAGAGESGDPDSPAGSDAAAVDAEEVRHVAELARVRLADNEVEAFAAQFGDILDYFEALDEVPETEREEELVNVMRPDEVESGLSQEEALSNAEETEDGYFVGPKVS
- a CDS encoding 1,4-dihydroxy-2-naphthoate polyprenyltransferase produces the protein MSTEVSRRRAWVIAARPQTLPAAAAPVIVGVGLALRTGAFAPLPALAAFVGAALIQVGTNFANDYYDAIQGADTDDREGFTRVVASGLIEPAEVKRAMWLTFAAAILVGTSLVFIGGVPILVIGLASVAAGIAYTGGPYPLGYHGLGDVFVFVFFGVIAVTGTYYVQAAALVGGAFPLWIPEGTVTLAAVVASLPIAALSTNILVVNNVRDREEDAATGKRTLAVRFGYRFSRAQYVGLLALAYLTPFWFLVRGDGPAVLLPLVTLPLAATVARTVLTETSGDALNPALESTGKLLAAYAVAFAVGLAL
- a CDS encoding halocyanin domain-containing protein, whose protein sequence is MNGRTRRELLAAAGAASIAGLAGCTGALLPGGDGGDDGAETVDRTGEGAVSVAVGADGGFSFAPAAVRVDVGATVVWEWTGVGGSHNVVDRGGAFDSSLAAAEGHTFQHRFTEPGTYEYVCTPHQTRDMEGVIEVVEPDR
- a CDS encoding DUF5797 family protein, which gives rise to MALTDEERSRLADIVRLQPTKNGELQDAWGLESGSEVHQYLQNHLEEYYYRDDDSLIRSTAEANGLVDVEPGIEADAVAKGGAPDTIRVPELVAQVFEVVADPDERSQSVVSVLNAVREAFDVDPDVDEVRRALRTLERKNVVEVVYRTVPTFKLAVARDEITVEVSE